AATCCTATTTTGTCATGATACAAAGTACaatattttttgtcatctttgaaaagaaaaggtaatttatttgcttattacttgcttttttttttttttttctttataatataCGTTCACACTTCTATTACTGTTCACTTGTGTTATTTAAAATCATACAAATTTGGCTGTTGGGTTCTAGAAGTTTGTGCTCAAGTTACACCTTAATAAAGCATTCAGTACAGTAGTTCTGTTAGTGAATGTGACTTCTAGAAACATAAGCAATAGTGGGGTGAATGCTGAGAAAGTCATGGAAAATGGAGTAGCATTCTTTGTACAGGAATTTGTACATCAAAACAGCACTTTCCTATGGTTTTTCAAGCCATGCCTACTCTAGCAAATTATATagttttaaatgttattaacagctatttttaagcagtatatatttgttatttcatttattgcttttattgcaCCTACCAAGTATGTAAAAGctaaaaaatagtttttgatcaattttatttatttatttatttatttatttatttattttagcacaGACATTctaaatcaagaaaaacaaggatAATCTTTCAGAAGAACATGAGAATAATTAtgcctgtattttaaatactgtttttatggTTGTGTCTCTTCTTTTGTAATTTCAAAATATACTATCCTTGTTGAACAGATGGGGAAAGAGAGGTGGTGAGAGGTGAAATAACTTTACCTGGAGGTCAGCTATAGGAAGATGATAGATCTTCTGGTCTCATAACAGAACGTTATTAAACGTCATATATTAAActaagcagaagcagcaatttAAAGATGCCATTTAATGCTTACCTTTCCTCCCACAGGAACTTTTTACACCGGAGTGCAAATTCAAGGAGTCTGTTTTTGAAAATTATTATGTAATCTACTCATCCATGCTCTACAGACAACAGGAGTCCGGAAGGGCCTGGTTCTTGGGTCTGAACAAGGAAGGGCAGGTcatgaaaggaaacagagtcaagaaaacaaaaccagcagctcaTTTTCTACCCAAGCCATTGGAAGGTGAGATGCAGTCCATCACTGGCAGATCCTCCTATAAATCTCAGGGAGAGTAAAAGGAATGGTTTCTAAATTAACCTATATGAATGTGTGCGCCGTGCACAGAAGCTGCTCTAAATGACAGTTCCCAGGATTCACAGAGCAGTTTTGTACATAGTGCATAGTGTTGCTAGAAAGGGCATATCTAAAAGCTTTCTTTGGAGGGATTAGGAGGTcattttacaagaaaagaaatcttttgtgGGTATGTATTCTGCCAGCTTTAAGATATTCTCTTGCTAGCAGCAAAAAGTGTTATGAGTCTTGCAATCAGAAGGAAAGATGGACATTGTGGGATAATTCAGAGTTATAAATGGAATGGAGGAAGTGTATTTCAAGATAAAAGCTTTCTAATGCAAAACACAAAGGTCTGTTTATAAAACAGATCATACTTTATTACTTAGCCAGCTGATGTGATGCACATAACTTGACAGTTGAAGCGAGGtagatgcaagaaaaaataagttgtaCTAACCTTACATACTAAAATGATGTCACACATTCCTtggaaaacacatttgcttttctcctggaTTATGATTGATCTATCTATGTCCTATCTATTTATTCTGCAGGCCATCTCTAACGTACGTCACTTTTTGTGTCATGTCCTCTCAGCTCTCCAAATTTCACTGAGCTACACATAGCTCAGTCATTCTAAAAATTACCTACTTAGTTAGCATCTAAAATAACACACTAATAATGTTTTAGTTAACAGtccagttctttttcttttctttccctaacATTTTAACTTTAGAAGTTTTGATTAGAGGATGAGTTTATTAATGTTAGATTGTTCCTTTATTATGAAACTCTGAACAATGCTTTTTTTAACTTTAAGTCTGAACTCAGGGTGATGTCTTTGTTCTTCCCTTGTTTCacaatgtttttgtattttcacaAGCTTTCAACACTACTGATATTTTATAAGTCAGACTCTTTATATTAAAACATAGCGTCATAacacaatgcatttttaagGTAAAAATCCATTCattagaaaggaaacaaacattttcGTTAACATTTGGAgtcaaatgctttcaaaatttCTCAGGCCTAGCACAGAAATAAGTTTTTTTACATTGCCTATGAGAATCTTAAAATATTACAGCTCTGATATATAACTCCTTGTATTTTTATCTCATAGTATTTGACTTAATATTTTTGTAGGTTGTACTGTTACTTCATCAAATTCTTAactcagcagcaaagaaaagtgTTCCTAACACATTTCTGGGGTCACACCCTGAAGACAAAAATCATAACCAGCTTTAGATACTCTAGaaaagatatttaattttagaCTTTCATATGCCATAAAAGAATTTAGATTATGTTACTGGAAATGTTAGAACAAGTGTTTATTAGTTATCAAATTCTATATCTCTTATGAAAACCCCACACTACTGAAGACCAGTGCCAGTTCTTTGATGCTCCTGCCTCCTACTTTAATAAGCCAAATGATTAAGGGTTTGTGCTCTCAGTGGCAGCACAGAGTGAAACCCAAATTCAGTGCGATGATTAATTCCTTTGGCTGCTTTGATATCTCTTTTAACAGAGCTCTGATATAAATAAAGGCTACTGAAGTTAGGTGTAAGTGGAAATAGTACCTGACTCACTGACATGGAAAATGGAATTGAATTATCCAAGAGCATTAATCATTAAGAAAGCTGGAACTGTGTAATTGAACGCATATATTTCCCTCAAAGGATTTAAACTGGTTACATAGGGACTGAAACCCAGGGGCAAGCTTTTAATTCATCTAAAAATTCAGTTAGTAGTTTAGTTTGGAGCTTTCTGCACTGCATTCAGTGTAGCTTAGTGTCTACTGCATACttttttgaaaaggaagaaccAAACCCCCAAATTTCATGTGGACTCTGTAGGACAGTCCCAAACACTTCTTCAACTATAATCAGAAGATGTTATAACCATGCTTCTCGGACTTGGGAACCAGATGTACAGATGAGATGGACTCAAGCCCTGTCTTGCAGTGTAGGGCTAAAAAAAGGGCACTTACATCCAGATAACTCATATTTTACCACTAAAAAgtcataaaatacataaaatgagtacataaaaatatatgtatattcttGTGTCTGTCTCATATACATGACTGCTTCATATACATACATGACTGTATTTTGTAGTTTCTGAGGCTTCTGTAGTTCCTTTTAGCAGACGAGTATAGTCTCCTGCTGTTTTTAAGAGATATGGTAGAAGTGAGTTCAGAGTGTCAAACAAAGATATCAGTCATGCAAAGTAACTGTGAGACTAAATAGTTTCCCATCATTCGAGAAACATGgagtatattaaaatattagttATTGTAGATAATTCTGTTTGAGATATGTTCTTAAATGAGATGTGCTCTTAACAAttgtctttccttccttccttcttcctttcctttcctttccttcctttccttttcctttcctttctttcccttgctttcctttcctttcctttcctttccttcctttcctttcctttcctttcccctttcctttcctttcccctttcctttcctttcccctttcctttcctttcctttcctttcctttcctttcctttcctttcatttttttttccttttttcttcttctcttctctcttctcttctccttctctcctctttctctctctcttctcttctcttctcttctcttctcttctctctcttctctcttctcttctcctctctctctctcctctcctctcctctccctctcctctcctctcctctcctctcctctcctctccctctcctctcctctcctctcctctcctctcctctcctctcctctcctctccttcttctcctcctccctccctcccctctcctctcctctcctctcctctcctctcctttctcttctctttctcttctctttctcttctctttctcttctctttctcttctctttctcttctctttctcttctctttctctttctctttctctttctctttctctttctctttctctttctcttcttctctcttttcagttGCCATGTATCGAGAACCATCTTTGCATGATATTGGAGAAACAGTGCCAAAGGCTGGGGTAACTCCAAGTAAAAGCACAAGTGCGTCTGCAATAATGAATGGCGGCAAACCACCAGTTAACAAGAGTAAGACGACATAGCCAGATCCTCACAGGTGTTGTGACTGAGTCCTGAGTGCAGTTGAGCAATTTATCCTTGCCAGACTTCCCCTCTGCAGTGTCTGTGGATCAGCTCACAGCAAGTGGCGTCCTGGTGCGTGGCTGGTTCTGAACTGAATCATTGCAAGCGGATAAAGCTCAACATGTAGCTCCATCCACAATGAGAAGACATCTGGATGAGCCAGCTAAACTCAGACCATGGAATGCCCTACCAGATATTGGAATGcctttttaatatcttttctgTGACTGTGACACTTCATGTGAATGACATACTTCACAAGTACACTTGATACCTTGCCTGCTGACAATTACCCATAATCCCTTTTTGAGTCCAGTTTCAGCAAAATCCATGTGTTTAAGTTCTATTTTGTAGCACACAAATAATCAAGTAATTTCTAGGTAGATGCTGTAAACCTGTGCTATTATggatttctcttcttcccttttttataAGGCTGCTCGCTCCACTGTCTGTGACCTTTTGCAGGGATTGTGTTTCTCTATAACTTTAAGTGTTGCCGGTGGCTTAGTTTTGAAAGTAATCAGGGAATCAGGAAGCCTTCAAAAATCTATTATTACAAATTATATCTATAAAGAATAGGATCGTTGTCTCTGGCTTACAATGCTGATCAATGTGAATACTCTTTAGTAACAGATACTGTGCTTCTGAGGTTGGCATTATAGTGGAGGGAAGAGTGTCAAACACAACCAACAGGAGGTTTTCTGAAACGAGTGTTTGGCATCCCCCTGtagtttctttttgtgtgtgtgNNNNNNNNNNACATATCACAGGCTTACTGGTAATGGTAACATTTGCCTTGCCCAGCGAGCAAGACCCACTCATTTTTGGGAAAGTGGGTCCAAAGAATTTTGTAGGCCTTGTAGGCCTGAATTAAGGCTCATTTTTCATCTACTAAAGCTTCATTGTTtgaaaaacaaccaccaccaataaaaaaaacagttaagaCTAACCAGAATTGCGCTACCTAAATCCATTTCAAATAtaatccttttctgtttttaaggaatCGAACTTAATGCCATTGTTATTTTTGGCTGATTTCCACACCTACTTAGCAAAGCATGGGCAAGGAtgttgttgtgttcttttttgcAGCACCAATGCAAAGAGTAGTTAAAAATTATAGTTTTTctggtgttttaaaaaaagaaaagttttacaACTGGACATACtacaaaaatttatttttatttttagctaaGCATGCAAAGTCCAGTCCTATGTATCTCACTGATATTCCAGTAAGTACCTCTACCCAGCTTCCTAGGATAATATCCTCACCAAATTGATAGATTGAAGGTGCCTTGCCTTGATCT
The Coturnix japonica isolate 7356 chromosome 1, Coturnix japonica 2.1, whole genome shotgun sequence DNA segment above includes these coding regions:
- the FGF14 gene encoding fibroblast growth factor 14 isoform X4 — encoded protein: MAAAIASGLIRQKRQAREQHWDRPSASRRRNSPSKNRGLCNGNLVDIFSKVRIFGLKKRRLRRQALFNLIPVGLRVVAIQGVKTGLYIALNNEGFLYTSELFTPECKFKESVFENYYVIYSSMLYRQQESGRAWFLGLNKEGQVMKGNRVKKTKPAAHFLPKPLEVAMYREPSLHDIGETVPKAGVTPSKSTSASAIMNGGKPPVNKSKTT
- the FGF14 gene encoding fibroblast growth factor 14 isoform X7; the encoded protein is MHPDGSLDGTKDDSSNSTLFNLIPVGLRVVAIQGVKTGLYIALNNEGFLYTSELFTPECKFKESVFENYYVIYSSMLYRQQESGRAWFLGLNKEGQVMKGNRVKKTKPAAHFLPKPLEVAMYREPSLHDIGETVPKAGVTPSKSTSASAIMNGGKPPVNKSKTT
- the FGF14 gene encoding fibroblast growth factor 14 isoform X3; its protein translation is MIKLVPLFRRTGLNLLLCNRKDLFFLRVYKLLDCFSPKSMWFLWNIFSKGSHMLQCLCGKSLKKNKNQTALFNLIPVGLRVVAIQGVKTGLYIALNNEGFLYTSELFTPECKFKESVFENYYVIYSSMLYRQQESGRAWFLGLNKEGQVMKGNRVKKTKPAAHFLPKPLEVAMYREPSLHDIGETVPKAGVTPSKSTSASAIMNGGKPPVNKSKTT
- the FGF14 gene encoding fibroblast growth factor 14 isoform X6 → MGGRRGRTTTNTNSDPQLKGIVTRLYCRQGYYLQMHPDGSLDGTKDDSSNSTLFNLIPVGLRVVAIQGVKTGLYIALNNEGFLYTSELFTPECKFKESVFENYYVIYSSMLYRQQESGRAWFLGLNKEGQVMKGNRVKKTKPAAHFLPKPLEVAMYREPSLHDIGETVPKAGVTPSKSTSASAIMNGGKPPVNKSKTT
- the FGF14 gene encoding fibroblast growth factor 14 isoform X5, which translates into the protein MCINICRLARRSQSKGNQSLPGYSHDPQLKGIVTRLYCRQGYYLQMHPDGSLDGTKDDSSNSTLFNLIPVGLRVVAIQGVKTGLYIALNNEGFLYTSELFTPECKFKESVFENYYVIYSSMLYRQQESGRAWFLGLNKEGQVMKGNRVKKTKPAAHFLPKPLEVAMYREPSLHDIGETVPKAGVTPSKSTSASAIMNGGKPPVNKSKTT